A single Kryptolebias marmoratus isolate JLee-2015 linkage group LG16, ASM164957v2, whole genome shotgun sequence DNA region contains:
- the LOC108249998 gene encoding chemokine-like receptor 1 isoform X1, whose product MMELMTTSPFYHPNSTDETESNGSWYGDYDYRDDHFSKNDHTELTRSLNIMSLIVYSLAFVLGVLGNGVVIWVTGFKMKKTVNTVWFLNLAVADFLFTAFLPLSVTYTAMDFHWPFGKFMCKLNTTISFLNMFASVYILVVISVDRCVSVVWPVWAQNHRNVRRASYVSLCVWALALILSAPYFVFRDTGPSYHNEDIINCFNNFAFPDDYDTPHVIQLQLFRHQAMTITRFVLGFVIPFTVIVSCYAVIIHRLSRNRTLASQSSRPFKIIAAIIITFFLCWAPWQIMGLIELVHHMTNYSNELFDHIVMIGVPIATSLAFLNSCMNPLLYVFMGQDFKDKVRKSILKVLENAFQEEVSRSYTTSMINIRSKDKSFSDAEV is encoded by the coding sequence ATGATGGAGCTAATGACCACTTCTCCTTTCTACCACCCTAATTCAACTGATGAAACTGAGAGTAATGGCTCTTGGTATGGAGACTATGACTACAGAGATGATCATTTCTCCAAAAATGATCACACTGAGCTGACACGGTCCCTCAACATCATGTCTCTGATTGTTTACTCCCTGGCCTTTGTCCTCGGTGTGCTCGGGAATGGAGTGGTTATCTGGGTGACCGGCTTCAAGATGAAGAAAACTGTGAACACAGTTTGGTTCCTCAACCTTGCTGTGGCCGACTTCCTCTTCACAGCATTCCTGCCTCTGAGTGTCACATACACAGCAATGGATTTCCACTGGCCGTTTGGCAAATTCATGTGCAAGCTGAACACCACTATTAGCTTTCTGAACATGTTTGCCAGTGTCTACATCCTGGTGGTGATCAGTGTGGACAGATGTGTGTCTGTGGTGTGGCCCGTCTGGGCCCAGAATCACAGAAATGTACGCAGGGCCTCAtatgtgagtctgtgtgtttggGCTCTGGCTTTAATTCTCAGCGCTCCGTACTTTGTCTTCAGGGACACCGGTCCATCATACCACAATGAAGACATCATCAACTGCTTCAACAACTTTGCTTTCCCTGATGATTATGATACTCCACATGTAATTCAGTTACAACTGTTTCGCCATCAGGCCATGACCATCACTCGGTTTGTTCTTGGGTTTGTCATCCCCTTCACTGTCATTGTCTCCTGTTATGCTGTCATAATCCATCGACTCAGCAGAAACCGCACCCTGGCCAGCCAGTCAAGTCGTCCTTTTAAGATAATTGCagccatcatcatcaccttTTTCCTTTGCTGGGCTCCCTGGCAGATCATGGGTTTAATTGAGTTGGTGCATCACATGACAAATTATTCAAATGAATTATTTGACCACATTGTTATGATCGGAGTCCCAATCGCAACAAGTCTGGCCTTCCTAAACAGCTGCATGAACCCTCTGCTGTATGTGTTCATGGGCCAAGATTTTAAGGATAAAGTCCGCAAATCCATATTGAAGGTGTTGGAGAATGCCTTCCAGGAGGAGGTGTCTCGCTCCTACACAACCTCAATGATCAACATCCGAAGCAAAGACAAGTCTTTCTCTGACGCCGAGGTGTAA